The Quatrionicoccus australiensis nucleotide sequence TTGTCGGGCGCGACCTGCTGGTCGATGCGGGCCGCGTCCGGGTTGTCGGAGTGACCGAAGTAGCCGCTGCTGAAGGCGTAGAAAAGCAGGTTGGCGAGAACGAGCAGGAAGACGAGGGCTTTCACGGCTTAACCGACCTGGGGCAAGTGCTTGAGCGATTCGGTAATGGCGGCTTCCGGGTAAGAGTAATCCTCGAGCTGGCCGGAGAAGTACTTGTCGTAGGACGCCATGTCGAAGTGGCCGTGGCCGGTCAGGCAGAACAGGATGGTCTTGGCCTCGCCGGTTGCCTTGCAGCGCAGGGCTTCGTCGATCGCGGCGCGGATCGCGTGGCAGGATTCCGGCGCCGGGATGATGCCTTCGGCACGTGCGAACTGGACGCCGGCCTCGAAGGTGGCGACCTGCGGCACGGCGATGGCTTCGAGCTTGCCTTCATGCAGCAGTTGCGAAACCAGCGGCGAATCACCGTGATAGCGCAGGCCGCCGGCGTGGATGCCGGGCGGCATGAAGTCGTGGCCGAGCGTGTACATCTTCATGATCGGCGTGTAGCCGGACACGTCACCGTAGTCGTAGGCGTAGTGGCCCTTGGTCAGCGTCGGGCAGGAGGTCGGCTCGACCGCGACGCAGCGCAGGTTGGTGGCACGCTTGTCGCCGGCCGCTTTGTCGGCGAGGAAGGGGAAGGCGATGCCGCCGAAGCTGGAACCGCCACCACACGGCCCGAAGATCACATCCGGGTAGAGGCCGATCTTGTCGAACTGCTTCTTGGCTTCGAGGCCGATCACCGTCTGGTGCAGCAGCACATGGTTGAGCACCGAACCCAGCGTGTAGCAGGTGCCGGGATCGGCGGCAGCTTCCTCGACCGCTTCCGAGATGGCCAGGCCGAGCGAGCCCTGGTTGTTCGGGTCAGCGGCGAGCGCGGCGCGGCCGGCGTTGGTCAGGTTGGTCGGGCTGGCGAAGACTTCGGCGCCCCAGGTCTGCATCATCGAGCGGCGGAAGGGCTTTTGCTGGTAGCTGACATTGACCATGAAAACGCGCACCGGCAGGCCGAACATCTGGCCGGCGTAGGCGATGGACGAACCCCACTGGCCGGCGCCGGTCTCGGTGGTCAGCTTCTTGGTGCCGGCCAGCTTGTTGAAGTAGGCCTGCGGCACAGCGGAGTTCGGCTTGTGCGAGCCGGCCGGCGAGCCGCCTTCGTACTTGAAGAAAATCTTGGCCGGCGTGCCGAGGGCGCGTTCCAGGCCGAGCGCGCGGCAGAGCGGGGCGGGGCGCCATTGTGCATAGATCTGGCGGACTTCCTCGGGG carries:
- a CDS encoding TrpB-like pyridoxal phosphate-dependent enzyme, whose product is MTPLRINLEQEEIPTHWYNVVADMPNPPAPPLGPDGQPVPPEAMGAIFPAPILEQEMSAERWIAIPEEVRQIYAQWRPAPLCRALGLERALGTPAKIFFKYEGGSPAGSHKPNSAVPQAYFNKLAGTKKLTTETGAGQWGSSIAYAGQMFGLPVRVFMVNVSYQQKPFRRSMMQTWGAEVFASPTNLTNAGRAALAADPNNQGSLGLAISEAVEEAAADPGTCYTLGSVLNHVLLHQTVIGLEAKKQFDKIGLYPDVIFGPCGGGSSFGGIAFPFLADKAAGDKRATNLRCVAVEPTSCPTLTKGHYAYDYGDVSGYTPIMKMYTLGHDFMPPGIHAGGLRYHGDSPLVSQLLHEGKLEAIAVPQVATFEAGVQFARAEGIIPAPESCHAIRAAIDEALRCKATGEAKTILFCLTGHGHFDMASYDKYFSGQLEDYSYPEAAITESLKHLPQVG